The Acaryochloris sp. CCMEE 5410 genome includes the window AGGCACTCTCCCCTGGGAAAAAGTTGTGCATTTTGGATTTCAAGAAGCCAGACAGTGGTTTATCACTTTTTGCTCCATTTTTGTCCTATCTTTTTATTCGACCCTTTGGGGGAAATTTGAAAATGGCTGAACGTCACCCTTGGGAAACGATACAAAAATACCTGACGAAGACTATCTTCGTTGATTTAATGATGGGCTTTGCATATTTCGCTGAGGGTGAGAAAAAGTAGAAGGAAATAATGAGTAGTACTCGAAAAGATCCAGTATGTGGAATGACTGTTCAAGTTGATAGGGCACTATCTGCTTTCTACCAAGAACAGGAAGTTTCCTTCTGCTCAGAACTTTGTCGCTACAAGTTTTTTGAAAATCCAGAGGTCTATAGTAAGGCACTGATTACAAAAGGCTTTGAAGAACTAAAGGAGAATCGACAGATTGCCTATTTCTCAATGGAAGTTTCGGTAGGTTCTGCTATCCCAAACTATAGTGGCGGCCTCGGCGTTCTTGCAGGGGACACCTTAAAGTCCTGTGCTGATTTGCGCGTCCCTATCGTTGGAGTGAGTTTACTCTATCACCAGGGCTATTTCGAGCAGGTGCTCGATGACTGGGGGAATCAGGAGGAAAACCCTGTGCATTGGGATCCAGATCGGTTTTTACGCCCTTTAGAAGCAAGTATCGAAATCACAATTGAACAGCGACGGGTTCAAGTTCAAGCCTGGCAATACGATATCGTTGGCGTTGGTGGATTTGTTGTCCCCTTACTATTTCTGGACACAAGGATTGAAGGAAATGCGGAATATGACTGCACGCTAACTGACTTCCTTTACGGCGGAGATGAGAAATACCGATTTGCTCAGGAATATCTTTTGGGCATCGGTGGAATTAGAATGCTGGAGGCTCTTGGCTATCAGGGTATCGAGCGATTTCATATGAATGAAGGACATGCCAGTTTGCTGGTTCTGGAGCTGTTAAATAAACAGCATCGAGAAGAAACTTCAGACTGGGACTATAACAGCGTCAGAAGTCAGTGCGTTTTCACAACACATACCCCTGTACCTGCAGGACACGATCAATTTGGATACGATTTAGTCCAATCTGTTGGAGAAAAAATTGTGCCTTTGAACGTACTGAAGATGTTGGCTGGTGGCGACTCCTTAAATATGACGGTATTAGGACTCAATCAAAGCCATTACGTCAACGGTGTGGCCAAGCGTCACGAAGAAGTCTCTCAAAAAATGTTTCCAGCTCAACCTATCCATCACATAACCAACGGAGTTCATTCATGGACTTGGACTTGCGATAGTTTCAGAATTCTTTTTGATCGCTATATTCCGGGCTGGAGCAACGACCCTGCCATGCTCAGGCACGCGATCAATATTCCTAAGACTGATATTTGGCAGGCCCACATCACGGCTAAAACTGAGCTACTTGAATTAATTCAGACGCGAACTAACCATATACTGACAACCAACACTTTGACGATTGGGTTTGCTCGTAGAGCGACCTCCTATAAACGAGTTGATTTAGTATTCTCAGATATAAATCGTCTTAAAGAGATGGTTGGGAAAATAGGGCGGCTGCAATTTGTGTTTGCTGGCAAAGCCCATCCAAAGGATAGTTCTGGCAAAGAACTGATTCGCCGAATTTTCAAGGTAGCCGATCAACTAAAGGGTGAAATCTCTGTTGTTTTTATACAGAACTATGATCTAGATCTAGCTAGGGCATTGGTCTCTGGCGTTGACCTCTGGCTCAATACGCCACAGCGACCATTAGAAGCCTCTGGCACCTCTGGGATGAAAGCAGCCCATAACGGTGTCCCCAGCCTTAGTGTTCTGGATGGTTGGTGGATTGAAGGGTGTATTGAGGGCGTGACGGGTTGGTCAGTAGGTTCACGAGAACCGGATACCTCAAATTCGGAATTGCTCAATTTGTCGGATGCGGATGACTTATACCAGAACATAGAGAACCTCATTGCACCCATGTATTATCGCGAGCGAGAGCGGTGGATAGATGTAATGCGGCAGTCCATTGCTCTAAACGCTTCTTTTTTTAATACCCATCGGATGGTGCAGCAGTATGTGACGAATGCGTATCTATCTCGTTTGTGAGCAGTTCTCCTGATTTGGAATGCAATTTAAATACATCGGAGCAGTAAGACCATGATAAATAGTAAGAAAACTAATTTGCATCAAAAAAATCATCATAGAATACATCAGCAGTTACCCTTGCTGTTGAATACACAAGCCCTCTTTATTGCAACTGCTTTGATTACAGGAATGGTTTATGCAGTTTGCTACTTATTTATTGTGCTGAAACCTCAGACAACCATGCAGTTTTTTAGCTATATTTTTCATCTAGACTTAACTAGATTTGATCAAGTTATAAATTGGTTGAGTTTTTGCGTAGGGTTACTCTTTTGGACTTTTGGAACAGCTTTTTATGTATCATTAATAGCCGGATTATATAATAGACTTCTATCTAAGTCAAGAATGCTAACATTTAGAAAAGTTTCAGGGCCTAGAATCACTAAAAAGTAGGGGCTGCCCTATACCAACATTATTTTTTCAATACTTTTACTATGGTTAATCTGTAATAATATAGTCCAATAAAGCAAGGAACTATCCTGAAAATTTCCAAATACATGACCAAAAATACATGAATATTTAGAGTGCTTGATATGTCATAAGACCACAAAAGTAGACGAATATATACAAATTCATCCTGGCTATTGAGAGATTTAAGGGATAATCAAGTTTTGTCAGTTACAGAGTCTTCAGATCCTCAAATCGATGTCTCTAGTCTCTATAGGAATTTCTGAATCATGCTACTGATTTAAATAAAATAATGCTGTAACAAG containing:
- a CDS encoding DUF5676 family membrane protein, with product MINSKKTNLHQKNHHRIHQQLPLLLNTQALFIATALITGMVYAVCYLFIVLKPQTTMQFFSYIFHLDLTRFDQVINWLSFCVGLLFWTFGTAFYVSLIAGLYNRLLSKSRMLTFRKVSGPRITKK
- the glgP gene encoding alpha-glucan family phosphorylase, whose product is MSSTRKDPVCGMTVQVDRALSAFYQEQEVSFCSELCRYKFFENPEVYSKALITKGFEELKENRQIAYFSMEVSVGSAIPNYSGGLGVLAGDTLKSCADLRVPIVGVSLLYHQGYFEQVLDDWGNQEENPVHWDPDRFLRPLEASIEITIEQRRVQVQAWQYDIVGVGGFVVPLLFLDTRIEGNAEYDCTLTDFLYGGDEKYRFAQEYLLGIGGIRMLEALGYQGIERFHMNEGHASLLVLELLNKQHREETSDWDYNSVRSQCVFTTHTPVPAGHDQFGYDLVQSVGEKIVPLNVLKMLAGGDSLNMTVLGLNQSHYVNGVAKRHEEVSQKMFPAQPIHHITNGVHSWTWTCDSFRILFDRYIPGWSNDPAMLRHAINIPKTDIWQAHITAKTELLELIQTRTNHILTTNTLTIGFARRATSYKRVDLVFSDINRLKEMVGKIGRLQFVFAGKAHPKDSSGKELIRRIFKVADQLKGEISVVFIQNYDLDLARALVSGVDLWLNTPQRPLEASGTSGMKAAHNGVPSLSVLDGWWIEGCIEGVTGWSVGSREPDTSNSELLNLSDADDLYQNIENLIAPMYYRERERWIDVMRQSIALNASFFNTHRMVQQYVTNAYLSRL